In the genome of Thermosphaera aggregans DSM 11486, one region contains:
- a CDS encoding Lsm family RNA-binding protein, with protein sequence MSVIDASRKLVSELSGMIDKKVKVILSDGRHYEGVLIGFDHPSLNLLIQNAVDNNGVKYPKVVIKGDRVSEILISEIPLFDPEEFKDFLLHEMKIAEHLVRVIPEARIVEVQGRYRVSEKGVEGVGPMAETLYSLWKKYIAVKEKAVKG encoded by the coding sequence GTGTCCGTGATTGATGCTTCGAGAAAACTTGTGAGCGAGCTCTCAGGCATGATTGACAAGAAGGTTAAGGTTATACTCAGCGATGGGCGGCATTACGAGGGGGTTCTAATAGGTTTCGACCATCCATCCCTAAACCTGTTGATTCAAAATGCCGTCGACAATAACGGTGTCAAGTATCCCAAGGTAGTGATAAAAGGGGACAGGGTTTCCGAGATACTTATCTCCGAGATCCCCTTGTTCGATCCCGAGGAATTTAAGGATTTCCTGCTCCACGAGATGAAGATTGCTGAACACCTTGTCAGAGTGATCCCCGAGGCCAGGATAGTGGAGGTCCAGGGGAGGTACAGGGTTAGCGAGAAGGGTGTTGAAGGGGTTGGACCAATGGCTGAAACACTGTATAGTCTCTGGAAGAAGTATATTGCTGTCAAAGAGAAAGCTGTAAAGGGATAG
- the hflX gene encoding GTPase HflX yields the protein MIVEVAVPKKYVEYLDEEISLVKTIYPVVGNVFVVKKPNRKTYISATILDELREKRFDKLVVMDSLKPTQIINLVRELRKDVIDRSMLILEIFANHAGSLEAKLQIELAQLRHNLPLIKEAIRYAKIGEMHGFLGAGEYGFEKYYFMLKRRENKVRREIERVRKTRALRRERRERLGYPHVAIIGYTCAGKTTLFNRLTMLSKPVGPEPFTTLTPKSYKVRFNTIEAVVTDTVGFIRDLPPEVLEAFYATLEEVAESDLILNVIDSSKPLKRIIDEVETSMSILGKIGCRGKPLIHVLNKIDLVSSGRLKEVMEGLERALNNSQDSIIPVSAEKNINIDELVLLVESTLKRVLKR from the coding sequence TTGATTGTTGAGGTAGCAGTACCGAAGAAGTATGTGGAATACCTTGATGAAGAGATCAGCCTCGTGAAAACCATATACCCTGTCGTCGGCAACGTGTTCGTGGTTAAGAAGCCCAACAGGAAAACGTACATCTCGGCAACAATACTTGACGAGTTGAGGGAGAAAAGGTTTGATAAGCTTGTCGTCATGGATTCCTTGAAGCCGACGCAGATCATAAACCTTGTGAGAGAGCTGAGGAAGGACGTTATAGACCGCTCAATGCTCATCCTCGAAATCTTCGCGAACCATGCTGGAAGCCTCGAGGCCAAGCTCCAAATAGAGCTGGCACAGCTGAGGCATAACCTTCCATTGATCAAGGAGGCTATAAGGTATGCGAAGATAGGGGAGATGCACGGGTTCCTGGGCGCGGGCGAATACGGGTTTGAAAAATACTACTTCATGTTGAAGAGAAGGGAGAACAAGGTTAGAAGGGAGATCGAGCGGGTCAGGAAGACAAGGGCTCTGAGAAGGGAGAGGAGGGAGAGGCTGGGTTATCCTCACGTCGCGATCATAGGGTACACGTGTGCTGGGAAGACAACCCTTTTCAACAGGCTAACAATGCTCAGCAAGCCCGTGGGACCGGAGCCTTTCACAACCCTCACCCCCAAGTCCTACAAGGTGAGGTTTAACACTATTGAAGCAGTGGTGACGGATACTGTCGGCTTCATACGGGATTTACCGCCAGAGGTTTTGGAAGCATTCTACGCCACCCTCGAAGAGGTTGCCGAATCCGATTTAATACTCAATGTAATAGACTCTTCGAAACCGCTGAAGAGAATAATAGATGAGGTTGAAACCTCTATGAGCATTCTTGGTAAGATAGGATGTAGAGGAAAGCCCTTAATCCATGTTTTAAACAAGATAGACCTCGTGAGCAGTGGCAGGTTGAAAGAAGTCATGGAGGGGTTAGAAAGGGCTTTAAACAACAGTCAAGATAGCATAATACCTGTTTCAGCGGAGAAAAACATCAACATCGATGAGCTAGTCCTGCTTGTCGAGTCAACGTTGAAGAGGGTGCTGAAGAGGTGA
- a CDS encoding PUA domain-containing protein, with protein MITRKPFKEELDEARRIAEYQFNVRGEEFIPDDSVFVLSPRTFKLRMILVNGEKYLSLRAQDYRFILHLQAGRRLNQILPHPYLRVYVKPEYSVFIRGGGNLFSKHVLMADPGIRPEDEVLVIDGDEVIAVGRALLPGWEMVYYKRGEAIRIREYVGDKHGEH; from the coding sequence TTGATAACGAGGAAGCCTTTCAAGGAGGAGTTGGATGAGGCTCGAAGAATAGCTGAGTACCAGTTCAATGTTAGAGGGGAGGAATTCATCCCCGATGACTCGGTTTTCGTCTTAAGCCCTAGAACGTTCAAGTTGAGAATGATACTGGTTAACGGGGAAAAGTACTTATCCCTTAGGGCCCAGGACTATAGGTTTATCCTGCACTTGCAGGCGGGGCGCAGGCTCAACCAGATCCTCCCTCACCCTTACCTCCGGGTTTATGTTAAGCCCGAGTACAGCGTGTTCATACGCGGAGGCGGTAATCTTTTTAGCAAACACGTGTTGATGGCTGACCCTGGGATCAGGCCTGAGGATGAGGTTTTAGTGATAGATGGGGATGAGGTGATCGCCGTGGGAAGGGCCCTTCTCCCTGGCTGGGAGATGGTGTATTATAAACGGGGTGAAGCAATAAGGATAAGGGAGTATGTGGGAGATAAGCATGGGGAGCATTAA
- a CDS encoding multiprotein bridging factor aMBF1 translates to MPCYCEICGREVEDSRDCRKIVVEGSVLIACPQCYNKLVTQGRARPYIEEKKSLSPKPSTSPPRPKPIREEYEVVEDYAKRVREARERLGWTQQVLAQKVKESENIIKRIEAGRLKPGIDLARRLEKVLGIKLLEPIVDETSPAPSRGDDFITIGDLVRLNKEDKGGS, encoded by the coding sequence ATGCCATGTTACTGTGAAATATGTGGAAGAGAGGTAGAGGACAGCAGGGACTGTAGGAAGATCGTGGTGGAGGGGAGCGTTTTAATTGCGTGCCCCCAGTGCTACAACAAGCTTGTAACACAGGGCAGGGCTAGACCATATATTGAGGAGAAGAAGTCTCTCTCCCCGAAGCCTTCAACAAGCCCGCCGAGGCCTAAACCGATTAGAGAGGAGTACGAGGTTGTCGAGGACTACGCTAAAAGGGTTAGGGAGGCTAGGGAGAGGCTTGGTTGGACGCAACAGGTACTGGCACAGAAGGTTAAGGAGAGCGAGAACATCATCAAGAGGATTGAAGCCGGCAGGTTGAAGCCTGGAATAGACTTGGCTAGGAGGCTTGAGAAGGTGCTCGGGATAAAGCTCCTAGAGCCCATTGTTGACGAGACCTCCCCGGCGCCGAGCAGGGGTGATGACTTCATAACCATCGGGGACCTTGTCAGGCTTAACAAGGAGGATAAGGGTGGTTCCTAA
- a CDS encoding proteasome-activating nucleotidase: MSSEIENLDRLDVVVNEEDYIRYLENKIKTLENERKNLLLKLNYYRSELDKLLASPLIEAIVENVLQDGKVVVKSSTGPTLVVTVSDSVDKSKIVPGARVALNQRGSTIVEVLPEYVDALVQSMEVIEKPSVKYEDIGGLSEQIRELREVVELPLKNPELFQEVGIEPPKGVLLYGPPGCGKTMLAKAVASEAGATFISIVGSELVQKFIGEGARIVRELFAYARRKAPAIIFIDEIDAIAAKRIDIGTSGEREVQRTLMQLLAELDGFKPLDRIKVIAATNRIDILDPAILRPGRLDRLIEVPLPDLNGRLEILRIHTRRMKLDSDVDLKAIAKATQGFSGAELKAVVTEAGYNAIRENRKVVSMSDFQRAVEKVKSKKQYRRVDEFSPEVKDKGEYVKYVYQ, from the coding sequence ATGAGTAGCGAGATTGAAAATCTGGACCGGCTCGATGTTGTGGTTAATGAGGAGGACTACATCAGGTATCTCGAGAACAAGATTAAGACTCTGGAGAATGAACGGAAGAATCTTTTGTTAAAGCTTAACTATTACAGGAGCGAGCTGGACAAGCTTCTTGCCTCCCCTTTGATCGAGGCCATTGTCGAGAATGTTCTCCAGGATGGAAAGGTGGTTGTTAAAAGTAGCACCGGCCCCACCCTTGTCGTCACGGTTTCAGACTCGGTTGATAAGTCAAAAATAGTGCCCGGCGCAAGAGTAGCCTTAAACCAGAGGGGCTCTACAATAGTAGAGGTTCTCCCAGAGTATGTTGATGCCCTTGTCCAATCGATGGAGGTTATCGAGAAGCCCAGCGTGAAGTACGAGGACATAGGCGGTTTAAGCGAGCAGATAAGAGAGCTACGGGAGGTCGTGGAGCTACCTTTAAAGAATCCTGAACTCTTCCAGGAGGTTGGCATTGAGCCCCCTAAGGGCGTCTTGCTCTACGGCCCCCCGGGATGCGGTAAGACAATGCTCGCTAAAGCGGTTGCATCCGAGGCGGGTGCGACATTCATAAGTATTGTAGGAAGCGAGCTCGTGCAGAAATTCATAGGGGAGGGGGCGAGAATCGTCAGGGAATTGTTCGCTTACGCGCGTAGGAAGGCGCCTGCGATAATATTTATTGATGAGATAGACGCTATCGCGGCTAAAAGAATAGATATCGGGACGAGCGGCGAGAGAGAGGTTCAGAGAACCCTTATGCAACTCTTGGCGGAGCTGGACGGCTTCAAACCCCTTGACAGGATCAAGGTTATCGCGGCGACAAACAGGATAGACATTCTCGACCCAGCCATTCTAAGACCCGGGAGGCTTGACAGGCTTATAGAAGTACCACTCCCGGACTTGAACGGTAGGCTCGAAATATTGAGGATTCATACTCGCAGGATGAAGCTGGACAGCGATGTCGACTTGAAAGCAATCGCCAAGGCAACCCAGGGCTTTTCCGGGGCCGAGCTCAAGGCTGTTGTCACGGAGGCCGGCTACAACGCTATCAGGGAGAATAGGAAGGTGGTGTCCATGAGCGATTTCCAGAGGGCTGTTGAGAAGGTGAAGAGTAAGAAGCAGTATAGGAGGGTTGACGAGTTCTCGCCGGAGGTAAAAGATAAAGGGGAATACGTGAAGTATGTGTATCAATAG
- the tgtA gene encoding tRNA guanosine(15) transglycosylase TgtA: protein MYFEPKEYELAGRIGKLRTRHGVIETPFLFPVVDPVRQAPGLSVLREIGYDGFITNAYLFYKRNNGEVKDIHQALNWDKPIMTDSGGYQVLVYGDVEVDNKTIVEYEKKIGVDIGVILDVPTGSKMTWDEALKAVRETYKRAVEALPLIMDSDQVWVLPIQGSPYKDLLVRSSIQAWRLPYQMYAIGSPTLLLERYEYSVIVEITALAKLHLSPDRPLHVFGVGHPMIIPFLVAMGADFFDSASYILYARDGRYMTETGTKNVKDLTYLPCNCPVCSRYTAEELKELGRREREELIATHNLHVLMKELRNVKQHIREGRLWELLEYRSKSHPSLKRAFHVVKKYRELLEKYNPRSKPDGKALMIIDRDSLENPRLVHTRRRSLQVLESQVRGKKIILIPAHSKPFSHQPEYLKLKVNHAGVEEEFEALFIHPALGVFHPSLSPTYPFYQHEGGITRGVLNHKLMARLIDKLLEKTGAQELIIVESSWMSRELFERIKESSSHGDKMIICSLDEISSRLARSP, encoded by the coding sequence TTGTATTTTGAACCCAAAGAGTACGAGCTCGCGGGGAGAATAGGTAAGCTTAGGACAAGGCACGGAGTGATTGAAACCCCTTTTTTATTCCCCGTTGTAGACCCGGTGAGGCAGGCTCCCGGTTTAAGCGTTTTACGTGAAATAGGTTACGATGGATTCATTACGAACGCGTACTTGTTCTACAAGAGAAACAACGGGGAGGTAAAGGATATTCACCAAGCCTTGAACTGGGACAAGCCCATCATGACTGATTCAGGAGGATACCAGGTCCTCGTCTATGGCGATGTCGAAGTAGATAATAAAACCATTGTAGAGTACGAGAAGAAAATAGGAGTTGACATCGGGGTAATACTAGATGTTCCAACAGGAAGCAAGATGACATGGGATGAGGCTCTTAAAGCTGTTCGCGAAACCTATAAGAGGGCTGTTGAAGCCCTACCGCTCATAATGGATTCCGACCAGGTATGGGTTCTCCCCATCCAGGGATCACCCTACAAGGATCTCTTAGTGAGATCCTCGATCCAGGCGTGGAGGCTCCCGTACCAGATGTACGCGATAGGCTCCCCAACGCTGTTGCTGGAGAGGTATGAGTATAGCGTCATTGTTGAAATCACAGCACTGGCTAAGCTACACCTATCTCCTGATAGGCCTCTCCACGTTTTCGGCGTGGGACACCCCATGATCATTCCATTTCTCGTTGCCATGGGGGCGGACTTCTTCGACTCCGCGAGCTATATACTATATGCTAGAGATGGAAGATATATGACGGAGACGGGGACGAAGAATGTTAAGGATTTAACCTACCTGCCCTGCAACTGCCCTGTTTGTAGCCGGTATACAGCCGAGGAGTTGAAAGAGCTGGGTAGACGGGAGAGGGAGGAGCTTATAGCAACTCACAACCTTCACGTCTTGATGAAGGAGTTGAGGAATGTTAAGCAGCACATAAGGGAGGGTCGCTTGTGGGAGCTCCTCGAGTACAGGAGTAAATCACATCCAAGCTTGAAGCGTGCCTTCCACGTGGTTAAAAAATACCGTGAACTTTTAGAGAAGTATAATCCCCGGTCGAAACCCGACGGAAAGGCATTAATGATAATTGATAGGGATTCCCTTGAAAACCCTAGGCTGGTTCACACCAGGAGGAGGAGCCTCCAGGTTCTCGAGAGCCAGGTAAGAGGAAAGAAGATTATCCTGATCCCGGCCCATTCAAAACCGTTTTCTCATCAACCCGAATACTTAAAGCTAAAAGTCAACCATGCTGGAGTGGAGGAGGAGTTTGAAGCACTGTTCATACACCCGGCTCTAGGAGTCTTCCACCCTTCACTGTCGCCGACGTACCCCTTCTATCAGCATGAGGGAGGGATAACCAGGGGTGTTTTAAACCATAAGCTCATGGCAAGGCTTATTGACAAATTGCTTGAGAAAACCGGTGCTCAGGAGTTAATCATCGTGGAATCCTCATGGATGAGCAGGGAGTTGTTTGAAAGAATAAAAGAGTCTTCAAGCCACGGGGATAAAATGATCATATGTAGCTTAGACGAGATTTCTTCTCGGCTAGCTCGCTCTCCATAG
- a CDS encoding murein hydrolase activator EnvC family protein, whose amino-acid sequence MKKILSILIILAFLFPYLTLVKPVQAQPVQLISITPDRDYLYPGETVNITIQTFLENVRVTFLLRHTYNSAVVYYANTTVFPNPGTYSVLLNVPYELFNIGETTYQVLWIQIIFGTESVSVYRSVYPLIMVSPATTTILDENGLPNKIHVSGFGFEEGAGIFGFYVGDYYYELEEPVFTNSSGMFEYEFYLVDLTNGSIPGGEYEVRVETDAEFYDYQKPGSLTVKPIAFINPTEGRGTIEDLADVEVYGFGFPAEVEVSSIKLCSVSNPAVCYVFPLENYFTDPDGFLYVYDLSQYASTPLAGGVYFLVVETVNETYIFPSTLYTVLPYIELLGPDVYQPNVYIWFRVAGFQPGTVISVYVNGVLVVEEVTDENGYAEFPLPVPELVEEGERVILVTDGVSEAYFHLSTPFAVVQPSSTPGKDSDVHNLAVYGYGFIEGTGVSEIWLCADTCYVFPIGDVYADNTGFFHIPELGNYFRTNMSLGTYQLFVKLDNGGVLATASYTTITPLMELLSEPSVKIGGKISIALYGFASGETVNVYLANRLIYTDTVDVDGNATFTIDLPLDIPGGVQILRVEGMDSGIILNATLEIQPSAFWLVLDYNYEPRDVPKASASYNGTQLIVYYPTGEVAYLGDYIQVTGYGFVINETVNIYIGGVLAGTARADSYGRISFTGLAPSVQGGSYSVVVEGEETGSVEATWLLDDTVGELEIEGRVIAAALGKDELVLEGSGIIRLYGSGLKPGTVFKAVLVNGTDALMFYASYIQTSWFVDDNGLLASRYGHPSLAIPFSQPGLYMVTLYYEEPGGNERWVDLPVLVIIPLEITQRLSEIEDRLSELESQLASIENRIEGLTQEIALLQGMIDELSQQLQLVNTTLNGEISLLEQRIQELEQLISELRQQFDYLNSQIALLSGNLTALQEMFNDLSQQLQLVNTTLADTIEELRIRLDNALSAIQELSSRINELEENLAELNSTVNSISSDLNSLEQDVGDLNSRVNDLAGQVNTLQSNLNRLSSRLDDVSSQASMSYSIGIVALILGLVGAAVGLLAYMRIGKTR is encoded by the coding sequence TTGAAGAAGATCTTATCAATATTAATTATACTAGCATTTCTCTTCCCGTACTTAACATTAGTGAAACCGGTGCAAGCACAACCGGTGCAACTGATCTCCATAACTCCTGACAGAGACTATCTCTATCCAGGCGAGACGGTAAACATTACTATTCAAACATTTCTGGAGAATGTAAGGGTAACATTCCTGCTTAGGCACACATACAACTCTGCGGTTGTCTACTACGCTAATACAACGGTTTTCCCGAACCCGGGGACATACAGTGTCTTACTGAACGTCCCCTACGAGCTGTTCAACATCGGTGAGACCACCTACCAGGTTTTATGGATACAGATAATATTCGGCACGGAATCGGTAAGCGTCTACAGGAGCGTCTACCCGCTCATAATGGTTTCACCGGCAACCACAACTATCTTGGATGAGAACGGGTTGCCGAACAAGATCCATGTTTCAGGCTTCGGCTTCGAGGAGGGGGCCGGGATATTCGGCTTCTATGTCGGAGACTACTATTACGAGCTGGAGGAGCCTGTTTTCACAAACTCCAGCGGAATGTTCGAGTACGAGTTCTACCTGGTTGACCTAACAAATGGTAGCATCCCCGGGGGCGAGTACGAGGTAAGGGTTGAGACTGACGCAGAGTTTTATGATTACCAGAAACCCGGTTCACTGACAGTTAAACCCATAGCGTTTATCAACCCGACTGAGGGCCGCGGAACCATTGAAGACCTCGCTGATGTTGAAGTATACGGCTTCGGCTTCCCAGCGGAGGTAGAGGTTTCAAGTATCAAACTATGTAGCGTGTCCAATCCAGCGGTCTGCTACGTGTTCCCGCTTGAAAACTATTTCACAGACCCCGACGGCTTCCTATACGTGTATGATTTAAGCCAGTACGCTAGCACACCCCTCGCTGGAGGGGTTTACTTCCTCGTCGTTGAAACGGTTAACGAGACCTACATATTCCCCAGCACACTCTACACCGTGCTCCCCTATATTGAGCTCTTGGGCCCGGACGTCTACCAGCCCAACGTTTACATATGGTTCAGGGTTGCAGGCTTCCAGCCGGGCACAGTGATCTCGGTTTACGTGAACGGTGTGCTCGTAGTTGAAGAAGTGACCGATGAAAACGGTTATGCAGAGTTCCCGCTTCCTGTTCCAGAACTGGTTGAGGAAGGGGAGCGCGTGATACTCGTTACTGACGGGGTTAGTGAAGCATACTTCCACCTGTCAACGCCTTTCGCCGTGGTGCAGCCCAGTAGCACCCCCGGTAAGGACAGCGATGTCCACAACCTAGCAGTATATGGTTACGGCTTCATAGAGGGCACAGGGGTCTCCGAGATCTGGCTCTGCGCCGACACCTGCTATGTATTCCCGATCGGAGACGTATACGCTGACAACACAGGATTCTTCCACATTCCCGAGCTTGGAAACTACTTTAGGACGAACATGTCACTTGGAACCTACCAGCTATTCGTGAAGCTTGACAATGGTGGAGTATTAGCAACCGCTTCCTACACCACGATCACGCCTCTAATGGAGCTGTTGAGCGAGCCCAGCGTTAAAATAGGCGGCAAGATATCAATAGCGCTGTACGGCTTCGCATCCGGTGAAACCGTTAACGTCTACCTGGCTAACAGGCTAATATACACCGACACAGTAGATGTAGACGGTAATGCAACCTTCACTATAGACCTACCGCTCGACATCCCCGGAGGGGTGCAGATACTCAGGGTTGAAGGGATGGATTCAGGCATAATTCTTAACGCGACACTGGAGATCCAGCCCAGCGCCTTCTGGCTCGTGCTAGACTATAATTACGAACCCAGGGATGTTCCCAAAGCTTCGGCATCCTATAACGGAACCCAGTTGATAGTCTACTACCCGACAGGAGAGGTAGCATATCTGGGAGACTACATCCAGGTCACGGGTTACGGCTTCGTCATTAACGAAACGGTTAACATCTATATAGGAGGAGTCCTCGCTGGCACGGCAAGGGCTGATAGTTACGGTAGAATATCATTCACCGGCCTAGCGCCATCGGTGCAGGGAGGTAGCTACAGCGTAGTTGTGGAGGGTGAGGAGACCGGTTCTGTTGAAGCAACATGGCTTCTCGACGACACGGTTGGGGAGCTCGAGATAGAGGGAAGGGTGATAGCGGCGGCATTGGGGAAGGATGAGCTCGTGTTAGAGGGCTCGGGAATCATCAGGCTCTACGGCTCGGGATTGAAACCCGGCACGGTGTTCAAAGCAGTTCTCGTTAACGGTACAGACGCCTTAATGTTCTACGCATCATACATTCAGACAAGCTGGTTCGTGGACGATAATGGACTGCTCGCAAGCAGGTACGGGCACCCATCCCTTGCAATACCCTTCTCACAGCCAGGACTATACATGGTTACGCTATACTATGAAGAACCCGGCGGTAACGAGCGCTGGGTAGACCTGCCAGTTCTCGTAATAATACCTTTGGAAATAACCCAGAGGCTCAGCGAGATAGAAGACAGGCTCTCCGAGTTGGAATCACAGTTAGCAAGCATCGAGAATCGGATAGAGGGATTGACGCAGGAGATAGCCCTGCTCCAAGGCATGATCGACGAGCTCTCCCAGCAGCTACAGCTGGTTAACACTACCTTGAACGGGGAGATAAGCCTCCTCGAGCAGAGAATCCAAGAGCTTGAACAGCTCATTAGCGAGCTGAGGCAACAGTTCGACTACTTGAATTCACAGATAGCGTTGCTCAGTGGTAATTTAACAGCTCTCCAGGAAATGTTCAACGATCTCTCCCAGCAGCTACAGCTGGTCAACACTACATTAGCAGACACCATAGAGGAGTTGAGGATTAGGCTCGACAATGCTTTATCAGCCATTCAGGAATTATCCTCGAGGATAAACGAGTTGGAGGAGAACCTTGCCGAGTTAAACAGCACGGTCAACAGTATTTCCAGCGATCTCAACAGTCTCGAGCAGGATGTTGGAGACTTGAACAGCAGGGTTAATGACTTGGCTGGACAGGTGAACACTTTACAGAGCAATCTCAACCGGCTGTCAAGCAGGCTTGACGATGTTTCATCACAAGCATCAATGAGCTATTCGATAGGCATTGTCGCCCTAATACTAGGCCTCGTAGGCGCTGCCGTAGGCCTACTCGCCTACATGAGGATTGGAAAAACCAGGTAA
- a CDS encoding DNA-directed RNA polymerase subunit G, translating to MSIQLECVINGVEDLRMPKVYRVHASCGEVQLDVELHNEVIPKAMLTGKNMRVEVSREKEKCMQHYFCGQGYVVSVGKAGENQRVVISLHGFLVVLKTPSQLGLNPMDQVFIGADFE from the coding sequence ATGAGTATTCAGCTGGAATGCGTGATTAACGGTGTTGAAGACCTTAGGATGCCGAAGGTTTACAGAGTGCACGCTAGTTGCGGAGAGGTTCAACTCGACGTGGAGTTGCATAACGAAGTAATACCTAAGGCGATGTTGACCGGTAAGAACATGAGGGTTGAGGTTTCAAGGGAGAAGGAGAAGTGCATGCAACACTATTTCTGCGGGCAGGGCTATGTTGTATCAGTTGGAAAGGCTGGCGAGAATCAGAGAGTAGTAATATCGCTACACGGTTTCCTAGTCGTGCTGAAAACCCCGTCTCAACTAGGGTTAAACCCCATGGATCAGGTGTTTATTGGAGCGGATTTCGAGTGA
- a CDS encoding proteasome assembly chaperone family protein: MGSIKIIPLKSLDKSLFENALFITGYQGFGMVGYLTTRHLVRELKLEKVGLIRTKHMPEVTLYGDNGLLYPFELYAGEVSGRKVLVLLNNAVPHIHERTDYAEFIASLMKAFKVEEALLVGGLDPSLKETEDEKYRWIPIGNTKISLNAPVLKNRHVIGPLALTMMFTEAYGLSGAVILAYTDLYKPDPRASAVAVEIIGELLNIKIDTSSLLEEAKIIDAIEMEREKIEKAMESELAEKKSRLSYI; this comes from the coding sequence ATGGGGAGCATTAAAATAATACCTTTGAAAAGCCTCGATAAATCGCTTTTCGAGAACGCGTTGTTCATAACGGGCTACCAGGGTTTTGGAATGGTAGGGTATTTGACAACCCGCCACCTGGTCAGGGAGCTCAAGCTGGAGAAGGTAGGGTTGATCAGAACGAAGCACATGCCCGAAGTAACCCTTTACGGGGATAACGGGCTACTCTACCCGTTCGAGCTTTACGCGGGCGAGGTGTCCGGGCGGAAAGTACTCGTGTTACTAAACAACGCGGTTCCGCACATACATGAGAGGACGGATTACGCAGAGTTCATCGCATCCCTTATGAAGGCCTTCAAGGTTGAGGAGGCGCTGCTGGTCGGGGGCTTAGACCCCAGTTTAAAAGAGACTGAGGATGAGAAATACAGGTGGATACCGATAGGTAACACTAAAATTAGTTTGAACGCCCCGGTTCTCAAGAACAGGCATGTAATAGGCCCATTAGCCCTGACGATGATGTTTACTGAAGCATATGGTTTGAGCGGGGCTGTAATCCTGGCCTACACGGATCTCTACAAGCCAGATCCACGTGCCAGCGCCGTCGCCGTCGAGATTATCGGGGAGTTGTTAAACATTAAGATAGACACGTCATCGTTGCTTGAGGAGGCCAAGATTATTGATGCTATAGAAATGGAGAGGGAGAAGATTGAAAAGGCTATGGAGAGCGAGCTAGCCGAGAAGAAATCTCGTCTAAGCTACATATGA
- a CDS encoding tRNA methyltransferase (catalyzes the S-adenosyl-methionine-dependent 2'-O-ribose methylation of C56 in tRNA transcripts): protein MKPAKVYVLRYGHRPQRDKRVTTHAMLVARAFGANGFILGDVVDEKVKEAFEKTISIWGGRLHFEMGVDSFKYALEWKKHGFIVHLTMYGLPVDNVIEEIRNRMGDLLIVIGASKVPRFFYEVADYNVAIGNQPHSEIAALAIFLDRYYQGRELYFEHEGGRLRIIPHERGKRVVRKQPFSTLDA, encoded by the coding sequence GTGAAGCCGGCTAAGGTCTACGTTTTAAGATACGGGCATAGGCCCCAGAGGGATAAAAGGGTTACAACCCATGCCATGCTTGTTGCAAGGGCTTTCGGGGCAAACGGCTTCATACTCGGAGACGTTGTCGATGAGAAGGTTAAGGAAGCTTTTGAAAAAACAATTAGCATTTGGGGAGGACGCTTACACTTCGAAATGGGAGTTGACTCCTTCAAATACGCGTTGGAGTGGAAGAAGCATGGCTTCATTGTCCACTTGACAATGTATGGTCTACCGGTTGACAACGTTATCGAAGAGATAAGGAACAGGATGGGCGACCTGCTGATCGTGATAGGCGCTTCCAAGGTTCCAAGATTCTTCTACGAAGTGGCTGACTACAATGTAGCGATAGGTAACCAGCCCCACTCCGAGATTGCAGCGCTAGCCATATTCCTTGACAGATATTACCAGGGGAGGGAGCTCTATTTCGAGCATGAAGGGGGAAGGTTAAGGATTATCCCTCACGAGCGCGGAAAAAGGGTTGTTCGAAAACAGCCATTCTCAACCCTGGACGCGTAA